One Rhododendron vialii isolate Sample 1 chromosome 2a, ASM3025357v1 genomic region harbors:
- the LOC131316335 gene encoding bifunctional protein FolD 4, chloroplastic-like isoform X2, translating into MAAGTSAKIIDGKSIAKQIRDEITVEILRMKDTVGVVPGLAVILVGDRKDSATYVRNKKKACESVGINSYEVHLSEDSTEQEVLKHISGFSDDPSVHRILVQLPLPSHMNEQNILNSVCIEKDVDGFHPLNIGRLAMRGREPLFVSCTPKGCIELLHRYGVDIKGRRAVVIGRSNIVGTPAALLLQREDATVSVVHSRTNNPEEITRQADIIIAAVGQANMVRGSWIKPGAVVIDVGINPVEDAKSAKGYRLVGDVCYEEACKIASAITPVPGGVGPMTIAMLLSNTLSSAKRFHNYR; encoded by the exons ATGGCTGCTGGAACCTCTGCAAAGATCATTGATGGAAAATCAATTGCAAAGCAAATCAGAGATGAGATAACTGTTGAAATATTGAGGATGAAGGATACGGTTGGTGTTGTTCCAGGATTAGCAGTTATTCTAGTGGGTGACAGGAAGGATTCTGCAACTTATGTACGCAACAAGAAGAAAGCTTGTGAATCTGTGGGGATCAATTCCTATGAAGTGCACTTGTCTGAAGACTCCACAGAACAGGAAGTGCTTAAGCATATCTCAGGCTTCAGTGATGATCCCTCTGTACACAGAATTCTTGTTCAGTTACCTCTTCCTTCC CATATGAATGAGCAGAATATCTTGAATTCTGTTTGCATTGAGAAAGATGTGGATGGATTCCACCCACTTAACATTGGGCGCCTTGCCATGCGTGGTAGAGAGCCCTTATTTGTTTCATGTACACCTAAAGGATGCATAGAGCTACTACATCGATATGGCGTGGATATCAAGGGAAGGAGGGCTGTTGTGATTGGCAGGAGCAATATTGTTGGAACACCAGCTGCTCTATTGCTGCAG agagaagatGCTACTGTCAGCGTTGTCCATTCCAGAACCAATAATCCGGAGGAGATCACAAGACAAGCAGATATCATCATTGCTGCTGTAGGGCAAGCAAACATGGTGAGGGGTAGTTGGATAAAGCCTGGTGCTGTTGTTATCGATGTTGGAATTAATCCAGTTGAG GATGCAAAAAGTGCAAAAGGGTATCGTTTGGTTGGAGATGTATGTTATGAGGAGGCTTGCAAGATTGCTTCAGCAATTACTCCAGTTCCCGGGGGAGTTGGACCCATGACTATTGCAATGCTTCTATCTAATACTCTCAGCTCAGCAAAGAGATTTCACAACTACAGATGA
- the LOC131316337 gene encoding late embryogenesis abundant protein 7-like, producing the protein MSSAQQKAGQAQGQAKAKTQEWVQTAQSTANKACDKAADSKEEAQQGKEQSAGIIQQTGEQVMNMAQGAIDGVKSTLGINENTHHEKK; encoded by the exons ATGTCGAGTGCCCAACAAAAGGCAGGCCAAGCCCAGGGTCAGGCCAAG GCCAAGACTCAGGAGTGGGTGCAGACGGCCCAGAGTACAGCGAATAAGGCTTGCGACAAGGCGGCTGATTCCAAAGAGGAGGCCCAGCAAGGGAAAGAGCAGAGTGCCGGAATCATCCAACAG ACTGGTGAGCAAGTGATGAACATGGCGCAGGGTGCCATAGATGGTGTGAAGAGCACACTTGGAATCAATGAAAACACTCATCATGAAAAGAAGTGA
- the LOC131316338 gene encoding uncharacterized protein LOC131316338 isoform X3: MGIFQSKNKKNPSGKNMIKAMREKLRHLEKEVSEIMWMRENESGAHERERVVHALKEGEWRRERKRLKEEVRKLRKRLEEREDEMVMREKKGCLVLEEQMREERERRDEAVEKWKRLYLAIKFELDDLIQRTHQGLYWRAEEEDIVLEELQQELRAKEETIENLHTKLASMEQEKSKSEREIDILRQSLKIMSHKKKPSTSPQEPLKKLAYVKQT, encoded by the exons ATGGGGATCTTCCAaagcaaaaataagaaaaacccaAGTGGGAAAAACATGATCAAAGCCATGAGAGAGAAGCTGAGGCATTTGGAAAAGGAGGTGAGTGAGATAATGTGGATGAGAGAGAACGAGAGCGGAGCTCATGAGAGGGAGAGGGTGGTGCACGCATTGAAGGAGGGAGAGtggaggagggagaggaagaggtTGAAGGAGGAGGTGAGGAAGTTGAGGAAGAggttggaggagagagaggatgagatggtgatgagagagaagaaagggtgTCTGGTGTTGGAGGAGCAaatgagggaggagagagagaggagggatgAGGCTGTGGAGAAGTGGAAGAGGTTGTACCTTGCCATCAAGTTTGAGCTTGATGATCTCATTCAGAGGACACACCAAG GATTGTATTGGAGGGCAGAGGAAGAAGATATAGTATTGGAGGAATTACAGCAAGAGCTGAGGGCAAAGGAAGAAACCATTGAAAATCTGCACACAAAATTAGCTTCAATGGAGCAAGAAAAATCcaagagcgagagagagattgatatACTGAGGCAGAGTTTGAAAATCATGAGCCACAAGAAGAAGCCCAGCACCTCTCCCCAAGAGCCTCTCAAGAAGCTTGCATATGTAAAACAGACATGA
- the LOC131316338 gene encoding uncharacterized protein LOC131316338 isoform X2 encodes MGIFQSKNKKNPSGKNMIKAMREKLRHLEKEVSEIMWMRENESGAHERERVVHALKEGEWRRERKRLKEEVRKLRKRLEEREDEMVMREKKGCLVLEEQMREERERRDEAVEKWKRLYLAIKFELDDLIQRTHQEGLYWRAEEEDIVLEELQQELRAKEETIENLHTKLASMEQEKSKSEREIDILRQSLKIMSHKKKPSTSPQEPLKKLAYVKQT; translated from the exons ATGGGGATCTTCCAaagcaaaaataagaaaaacccaAGTGGGAAAAACATGATCAAAGCCATGAGAGAGAAGCTGAGGCATTTGGAAAAGGAGGTGAGTGAGATAATGTGGATGAGAGAGAACGAGAGCGGAGCTCATGAGAGGGAGAGGGTGGTGCACGCATTGAAGGAGGGAGAGtggaggagggagaggaagaggtTGAAGGAGGAGGTGAGGAAGTTGAGGAAGAggttggaggagagagaggatgagatggtgatgagagagaagaaagggtgTCTGGTGTTGGAGGAGCAaatgagggaggagagagagaggagggatgAGGCTGTGGAGAAGTGGAAGAGGTTGTACCTTGCCATCAAGTTTGAGCTTGATGATCTCATTCAGAGGACACACCAAG aaGGATTGTATTGGAGGGCAGAGGAAGAAGATATAGTATTGGAGGAATTACAGCAAGAGCTGAGGGCAAAGGAAGAAACCATTGAAAATCTGCACACAAAATTAGCTTCAATGGAGCAAGAAAAATCcaagagcgagagagagattgatatACTGAGGCAGAGTTTGAAAATCATGAGCCACAAGAAGAAGCCCAGCACCTCTCCCCAAGAGCCTCTCAAGAAGCTTGCATATGTAAAACAGACATGA
- the LOC131316338 gene encoding uncharacterized protein LOC131316338 isoform X1: MGIFQSKNKKNPSGKNMIKAMREKLRHLEKEVSEIMWMRENESGAHERERVVHALKEGEWRRERKRLKEEVRKLRKRLEEREDEMVMREKKGCLVLEEQMREERERRDEAVEKWKRLYLAIKFELDDLIQRTHQGEGLYWRAEEEDIVLEELQQELRAKEETIENLHTKLASMEQEKSKSEREIDILRQSLKIMSHKKKPSTSPQEPLKKLAYVKQT; the protein is encoded by the exons ATGGGGATCTTCCAaagcaaaaataagaaaaacccaAGTGGGAAAAACATGATCAAAGCCATGAGAGAGAAGCTGAGGCATTTGGAAAAGGAGGTGAGTGAGATAATGTGGATGAGAGAGAACGAGAGCGGAGCTCATGAGAGGGAGAGGGTGGTGCACGCATTGAAGGAGGGAGAGtggaggagggagaggaagaggtTGAAGGAGGAGGTGAGGAAGTTGAGGAAGAggttggaggagagagaggatgagatggtgatgagagagaagaaagggtgTCTGGTGTTGGAGGAGCAaatgagggaggagagagagaggagggatgAGGCTGTGGAGAAGTGGAAGAGGTTGTACCTTGCCATCAAGTTTGAGCTTGATGATCTCATTCAGAGGACACACCAAG gagaaGGATTGTATTGGAGGGCAGAGGAAGAAGATATAGTATTGGAGGAATTACAGCAAGAGCTGAGGGCAAAGGAAGAAACCATTGAAAATCTGCACACAAAATTAGCTTCAATGGAGCAAGAAAAATCcaagagcgagagagagattgatatACTGAGGCAGAGTTTGAAAATCATGAGCCACAAGAAGAAGCCCAGCACCTCTCCCCAAGAGCCTCTCAAGAAGCTTGCATATGTAAAACAGACATGA